A DNA window from Candidatus Kaelpia aquatica contains the following coding sequences:
- a CDS encoding ATP-binding protein, whose product MRIKLSSKFGIFFTILIVEIAIIAISYIHVAKHHEYYIEELQDDIEILDLAKSLERSFAQLIIPIENFNQKKSFFQQASVNIEEILDKTYRLEIDDIEGRKLLNYVTTEYAQAKKIAFEAFDIEKERPPSETEVLLKRLELNISNALMISEKFHQFVYEKIIMMRSGQERTRYFLYGIALGGLFVNILLILFSIIYFRNTITVPLVQLRNNALEVGQGRFKKTVPIKSTDEIGDLTNAFNKMIDDLRESQNQLIQAEKMASLGQLSAGVAHEIKNPLTIIIQGIEYLKNSSVDPKLIDAADRIKKAALRADKIIIDLLDYSQPAFPKFKKSDIIHLIKETLSLTKYQIDMKNIAVETSFAPEIPKVNIDDHLMKQVFLNIVMNAVDAIKDEGNLNISVDKKTIDKQSFIEIIFDDNGCGISDNNLNKVFDPFFTTKRGRKSAGLGLPVTRGIIRRHHGTIGIESSIGEGAKVRIKLPV is encoded by the coding sequence ATGCGAATTAAATTAAGTTCTAAATTTGGAATTTTCTTTACTATCCTCATCGTTGAAATAGCAATCATTGCAATCAGCTATATACATGTCGCCAAGCATCACGAATATTACATTGAAGAACTGCAGGATGATATCGAAATACTCGATTTGGCAAAAAGCCTGGAGCGCTCTTTCGCGCAACTAATAATACCGATTGAAAATTTTAACCAAAAAAAGAGCTTCTTTCAACAGGCAAGCGTTAACATAGAAGAGATTCTCGATAAAACATATCGGCTTGAAATAGACGACATTGAAGGTAGAAAACTTTTAAACTATGTCACAACGGAATATGCTCAAGCTAAGAAGATCGCCTTTGAAGCATTTGATATAGAGAAAGAGAGGCCTCCGTCTGAAACCGAAGTCTTACTTAAGAGACTAGAGCTTAATATATCTAATGCCTTAATGATCTCTGAAAAATTCCACCAATTTGTTTATGAAAAGATAATAATGATGCGCTCAGGCCAAGAGAGAACAAGATATTTTCTCTATGGAATAGCGCTAGGAGGATTATTTGTCAATATACTCCTAATATTATTTAGCATAATCTATTTTAGAAATACGATAACAGTACCCTTAGTTCAATTAAGAAATAACGCCCTAGAAGTAGGACAAGGTAGATTTAAAAAAACGGTACCTATAAAATCAACGGATGAAATCGGTGACTTAACAAATGCCTTCAACAAAATGATAGATGATCTAAGAGAATCTCAAAACCAGCTTATCCAAGCAGAAAAGATGGCATCTTTAGGACAGTTATCTGCAGGTGTTGCCCATGAGATTAAAAATCCTCTTACCATTATTATCCAAGGAATTGAATATCTTAAAAATTCTTCTGTCGATCCCAAATTAATAGATGCAGCAGATAGAATAAAAAAAGCTGCCTTAAGGGCGGATAAAATAATAATAGATCTTTTAGATTATTCACAGCCAGCATTTCCTAAATTTAAAAAATCGGATATTATACATCTTATTAAAGAAACTTTATCTTTAACAAAATATCAAATTGATATGAAGAATATAGCAGTAGAAACAAGTTTTGCCCCTGAGATACCTAAAGTAAATATAGATGACCACTTAATGAAGCAGGTTTTTTTAAATATAGTCATGAACGCTGTTGACGCTATAAAAGATGAAGGTAATTTAAATATATCTGTTGATAAAAAAACTATAGATAAGCAGAGCTTTATTGAAATAATATTCGATGATAATGGCTGCGGAATATCAGATAATAACCTTAACAAAGTATTTGACCCTTTCTTTACTACTAAAAGAGGTAGGAAGTCGGCTGGATTAGGGCTGCCGGTAACTAGAGGTATAATAAGAAGGCATCATGGTACAATAGGCATAGAGAGCAGTATTGGAGAAGGCGCAAAAGTAAGAATTAAACTGCCGGTCTAA
- a CDS encoding response regulator: MSKKILLIDDEEDFCHFVKLNLEDTGRFEVSTATSGIKGIEMAKEKKPDLILLDLLMPVMDGSEAAEHLLKNETTKHIPIVFVTALTRKKEVDSHYGTIGGRTFLAKPVTPEELIQCIERVLEIG; this comes from the coding sequence ATGAGTAAAAAAATACTTTTAATCGACGATGAAGAAGATTTCTGTCATTTTGTAAAACTAAATTTAGAAGATACTGGTAGATTTGAAGTCTCAACAGCAACTAGCGGTATTAAAGGAATAGAGATGGCGAAAGAAAAAAAACCAGACTTAATACTGCTAGATCTTCTAATGCCTGTTATGGATGGCTCAGAGGCTGCAGAACATCTTTTAAAAAACGAGACTACAAAACATATTCCTATTGTATTCGTAACAGCCTTAACGCGCAAAAAAGAAGTCGACTCCCACTACGGAACCATAGGGGGAAGAACTTTTCTTGCAAAGCCAGTAACGCCGGAAGAGCTTATTCAATGTATAGAGAGAGTGCTCGAGATAGGTTAA